The genomic stretch GGTGCCGACGTAGTGGTCGGCCGGGTTGTCCTCGCAGCGCCGCATGGCCGCCTCGACCGCGTCGAGCGCGGAGCCGCCGCGCCGCAGCACCTCCATGCCGGTGGGCAGCCCGGCCTCGCTGCGCTCGCTGCCGATGATGATCGCTTCCGCCACGTCGTACCTCCTCGTACTCGCCGCGACCTGCGCGTACGTCGGGCGCCGGCCGCCGCGGGCAGTCTCGCACCCGGGAGGCCCGGCGGCACGGTCGGGGCGCTGTGGCCCTCGCCACGGTTGAGGGTCGGCCTGACACTCCGCGTTCTTGCGTGAGTTCTGTCAAATATTTCGCCTGATGCGCCGTCTATTGCGGTGTCGTGTCGACCTCGTTACCATCCGGCGCAGGCCGCCGGACGGGTGCCGGCACACGGAACGGCCCGCGGCGCCGGGAGACGACGACCGATCGGAGAATCCGCATGGGTGTCACGCGTCGGGTGTTCCTGCAGGCGGCGGTGGCCGCCACCGCGGTCGGGGCGACCGCCGGAGTCCAGACCGCCGGGGCCGGGGCCGCGAGCGCGGCCAGCGCCGCCGGCGACGTCGTCGGCAAGGTGACGGTCGGCTACCAGGGCTGGTTCGCCTGCGTCGGCGACGGCGCGCCGATCAACGCCTGGTGGCACTGGAGCGCCAACTCCGGCCAGGCGCCCTCCCCGTCCAACACCACCATCGTGGCCTGGCCGGACGTCCGCGAGTACACCCACACCTACCAGACCGGCTACGCCGCCCTCGGCAACGGCCAGCCCGCCACCCTCTTCTCCTCCTACGACCAGCAGACGGTCGACACGCACTTCCTGTGGCTCCAGCAGAACGGCATCGACACCGCCGCCCTCCAGCGCTTCAACCCCAACGGCTCCGAGGGCCCCACCCGCGACGCGATGGCACAGAAGGTGCGCAGCTCCGCCGAGAAGTACGGGCGGAAGTTCCACATCATGTACGACGTCTCGGACTGGACCAACATGCAGTCCGAGATCAAGACCGACTGGACGAACAAGATGCAGGCCCACACCGCCAGTTCGGCCTACGCCGTGCAGAACGGCAAGCCGGTGGTGTGCATCTGGGGCTTCGGCTTCAACGACAACCAGCGGCCGTTCGCCGCCGACGCCTGCCTGGACGTGGTCAACTGGTTCAAGGCGCAGGGATGTTACGTGATCGGCGGGGTGCCCACCTGGTGGCGCACCGGAGACCGCGACTCCCGGGCCGGGTTCTCGGACGTCTACCACGCCTTCCACATGCTCTCGCCGTGGATGGTCGGCCGGATCGGCAGCGTCGCGGACGCCGACAATTTCTACACCGTCGCCACCGTGCCGGACCTGGCCGAGTGCGCCGCCTACGGCATCGACTACCAGCCGTGCGTGCTGCCCGGCTCGGTGACGGGGCGCCAGCGCGCCCACGGCGACTTCATGTGGCGGCAGTTCTACGACCACGTGCGGGCCGGGGTGAAAAGCGTCTACATTTCCATGTTCGACGAGTTCAACGAGGGCAACCAGATCTGCAAGACCGCCGAGTCCCAGGCGTGGGTGCCCACCAACTCCGGCTTCCTGGCGCTCGACGAGGACGGCACCGCCTGCTCCTCCGACTACTACCTGCGGCTCACCGGCGACGGCGGCCGGATGCTCAAGGGCCAGCTCGCGCTCACCGCCACCCGGCCCACCCAGCCGGTGGTGAGCGGTTCGGGGACCGGCGGCAGCCCCAACACCGACCTGGCCCTGCACAAGTCCACCTCCGAGAGCGGCCACACCCAGGTCTACGCCTCCGGCAACGCGGTGGACGGCGACCCGAACAGCTACTGGGAGTCCACGGACAACGCCTTCCCGCAGTGGTTCCAGGTGGACCTCGGCTCGGCGGCGCAGGTCAGGCGGCTGGTGCTGACCCTCCCGCCGTCCACCGCCTGGGGCGCCCGCACCCAGACGCTCGGCGTGACGGGCGGCACCGACCCCGGGCAGCTCGGCCAGCTCGCCGCCTCGGCCGGCTACACCTTCGACCCGGCGACCGGGAACACCGCGACGATCACCCTGCCGTCCACGGCCACCGCCCGCTACCTGCGGCTGACCTTCACCGCCAACACCGGCTGGCCGGCCGGGCAGCTCTCCGGCCTCCAGGTCTACAGCGGCTGACCGCACCCCGGACCTCCCGGACCCGGGCCGCACCTCCCGCGCCGGACCGGCGACGCGCGGAGGTGCGGCCTCGGCCGGCCTGGGATCACACCGCGGACGGCGGCGCCCACTTCGGGTCGCTGCCCCAGGCGGTGTTCGGCTCCGCCCCCATCCGCAGGGTGAGCCGTCCGCCGGCCAGCACCTCCTCGTGGCGCAGCCACGCCCGGTGCAGGGGGCGGCCGTTGAGCTCGGCGGAGCGCACGTAGAGGTTGTCCGCGGAGTTGTCGCGGGCCTCGACGGTGAACCGGGTGCGGCGGCTGGTGGTGAAGGCGACCTCGTCGAAGACCGGGCTGCCGATGACGTACACGCCGCTGGCCGGCGCGACCGGGTAGAGGCCGGAGGCGGCCAGCACGTACCAGGCGGACATCTGGCCGCAGTCGTCGTTGCCGATCAGCCCCGAGGGCCCGGTGCCGTAGGCGTACTGGCACACGTACCGCGACCACTTCTGCGTCAGCCAGGGCGCGCCGGTGTACACGAACATGAACGCCAGGTGGTGCACCGGCTCGTTGGAGTGGTTGTACTTGTCGTTCCAGGTGCGCATCGCCTCCGGCGGCGTCTGCTCGAACAGCTCGTTCAGCCGGGTGTTGAAGGCGTCGCGCCCGCCGATCAGGCCGGCCAGGCCGTCGATGTCGTGCGGGACGAACCAGCCCTGCTGCTCCGGGGTGGACTCCACGCAGCCGTCCTGGTCGCCCATCCAGCTGCCGTCGGCGTTGCGGCCGCGGAACCAGCCGGCGTCCGCGTCGAACAGGTTGCGGTAGTTCTGGGAGGTGCCCTCCAGCGTGCGGGCGTCGGCGTGCTTGCCGAGGGCCCGGGCGAACCGGGCCAGGGCGTAGTCGGAGTAGCAGTTCTCCAGCGTCGTGGACAGGCTGGTGTCGACGCAGTACCCGAGCTTCGACCAGTTCCCGAAGTCGTTGCGGTTGGACGACTCGGCCGGCCCCAGGGCCACGTCACGGCAGTACTGGTACGCCGTCTCCGCGTCGAAGCCGCGCACGCCCTTGAGGTAGGCCTCCGCTATGACGTTGATCCCCGGGTCGCCGACCATCGTGTTGGTGTCGGTGCCCAGCAGCTCCCAGCGGGCCAGGCCCTTGACGGCACCCGAACCGGTCAGCGCCAGCAGCGTGTTGACCTGGTCGGCGACGACCTGCTCGTCGATGATCGTCAACAGCGGGAACTGCGCCCGGAAGACGTCCCAGCCGCTGAACACGGTGCGGTGGGTGAAGTCGTCGTGGCGGACGGGGCCGTCGCCGAAGCGGCCGGAGCCGTCGGAGTCGCTGGAGATCCGCGGGTCGATCATGGTGTGGTAGAGCGCGGAGTAGAAGATCTCCCGCTGCTCGTCGGTGCCGCCGCTGGCCGCCACCTTGCCGACGGCGGTCGACCACGTC from Actinacidiphila yeochonensis CN732 encodes the following:
- a CDS encoding galactose-binding domain-containing protein, which gives rise to MGVTRRVFLQAAVAATAVGATAGVQTAGAGAASAASAAGDVVGKVTVGYQGWFACVGDGAPINAWWHWSANSGQAPSPSNTTIVAWPDVREYTHTYQTGYAALGNGQPATLFSSYDQQTVDTHFLWLQQNGIDTAALQRFNPNGSEGPTRDAMAQKVRSSAEKYGRKFHIMYDVSDWTNMQSEIKTDWTNKMQAHTASSAYAVQNGKPVVCIWGFGFNDNQRPFAADACLDVVNWFKAQGCYVIGGVPTWWRTGDRDSRAGFSDVYHAFHMLSPWMVGRIGSVADADNFYTVATVPDLAECAAYGIDYQPCVLPGSVTGRQRAHGDFMWRQFYDHVRAGVKSVYISMFDEFNEGNQICKTAESQAWVPTNSGFLALDEDGTACSSDYYLRLTGDGGRMLKGQLALTATRPTQPVVSGSGTGGSPNTDLALHKSTSESGHTQVYASGNAVDGDPNSYWESTDNAFPQWFQVDLGSAAQVRRLVLTLPPSTAWGARTQTLGVTGGTDPGQLGQLAASAGYTFDPATGNTATITLPSTATARYLRLTFTANTGWPAGQLSGLQVYSG
- a CDS encoding GH92 family glycosyl hydrolase: MSTSEHGDAFSRRGFLLAGGGAAAAAALGAAAPTAAAADGASEAAAARGPVAEPAGAATAAGTSARRAAVDWINPLTGALTTSADTACGKTFPGAVVPFGLVQLSPDTVSGGDNGSGYSADMTTIEGFSFLHLSGIGCYGDLGELQVMPQTGDLVTGRDAAKSPFDKATETAEAGYYAVELDRYGVRVELTAAERAGILRCTFHDAGTGRLKVDLSRRIGFDGTHTVTQALTLVDAHTVEGTLTADRSGGGWICGNGPVYTVYFTMCFELPITRLDTWDGGTVTQGATGLAGASDDAGFFVEFPVTAGQQVLLKAGLSYTSIAGARANLAADIPGWDFDGTRNAARRTWSTAVGKVAASGGTDEQREIFYSALYHTMIDPRISSDSDGSGRFGDGPVRHDDFTHRTVFSGWDVFRAQFPLLTIIDEQVVADQVNTLLALTGSGAVKGLARWELLGTDTNTMVGDPGINVIAEAYLKGVRGFDAETAYQYCRDVALGPAESSNRNDFGNWSKLGYCVDTSLSTTLENCYSDYALARFARALGKHADARTLEGTSQNYRNLFDADAGWFRGRNADGSWMGDQDGCVESTPEQQGWFVPHDIDGLAGLIGGRDAFNTRLNELFEQTPPEAMRTWNDKYNHSNEPVHHLAFMFVYTGAPWLTQKWSRYVCQYAYGTGPSGLIGNDDCGQMSAWYVLAASGLYPVAPASGVYVIGSPVFDEVAFTTSRRTRFTVEARDNSADNLYVRSAELNGRPLHRAWLRHEEVLAGGRLTLRMGAEPNTAWGSDPKWAPPSAV